The following are from one region of the Microbacterium paraoxydans genome:
- the groES gene encoding co-chaperone GroES: protein MSVSIKPLEDRIVIKQVEAEQTTASGLVIPDTAKEKPQEGEVVAVGPGRIDDNGNRVPLDVAVGDRVLYSKYGGTEVKFGADEFLVLSARDVLAVVVR, encoded by the coding sequence GTGTCGGTTTCCATCAAGCCGCTCGAGGACCGCATCGTCATCAAGCAGGTCGAGGCCGAGCAGACCACCGCGAGTGGCCTGGTCATCCCCGACACCGCCAAGGAGAAGCCCCAGGAGGGCGAGGTCGTGGCGGTCGGCCCCGGCCGTATCGACGACAACGGCAACCGCGTTCCGCTCGACGTCGCCGTCGGCGACCGCGTGCTCTACAGCAAGTACGGCGGCACCGAGGTGAAGTTCGGTGCAGACGAGTTCCTCGTCCTGTCGGCTCGCGACGTCCTGGCGGTCGTCGTCCGCTGA
- the rarD gene encoding EamA family transporter RarD, whose product MTPETSRATRTAGVAYAGSAYLLWGVLPLYFLLLQPTGPWEVVAWRVLLSFVFCLLLLTVTRGWAAFLAIVRSPRLLGWTALAGLLIYVNWQVFVLGTLSGKVVETALGYFINPITTVLLGVFVLKERLRRLQWVAVGIAAAAVVVIVVAYGDVPWIALTLTASFGLYGLIKKKIGPAVDAVSGLTLESFWLIPIAVVQLVIVATTPVGLTMGTAGWSHAVLLAFAGVATAVPLLLFAAGTRRVDLAVIGMLQFLTPILQFVIGVAVLQEPMPPERWIGFVLVWIAIAVFVVDLLLAARRGRRDTPAAGF is encoded by the coding sequence GTGACCCCCGAGACGAGCCGCGCCACCCGGACGGCGGGCGTCGCGTACGCCGGGAGCGCCTACCTGCTGTGGGGCGTCCTGCCGCTCTACTTCCTCCTGCTGCAGCCCACCGGTCCGTGGGAGGTCGTGGCCTGGCGGGTGCTGCTCTCCTTCGTCTTCTGTCTCCTGCTGCTCACGGTCACCCGAGGATGGGCCGCCTTCCTCGCGATCGTCCGGAGTCCGCGACTGCTGGGGTGGACGGCCCTGGCCGGCCTCCTCATCTACGTCAACTGGCAGGTGTTCGTCCTCGGCACGCTGAGCGGGAAAGTCGTGGAGACGGCGCTCGGCTACTTCATCAACCCGATCACGACCGTGCTGCTCGGCGTCTTCGTGCTCAAGGAGCGCCTCCGACGGCTGCAGTGGGTGGCCGTCGGCATCGCGGCCGCCGCGGTGGTCGTCATCGTCGTGGCGTACGGCGACGTCCCCTGGATCGCCTTGACGCTGACGGCCTCCTTCGGCCTGTACGGGCTCATCAAGAAGAAGATCGGCCCCGCCGTCGACGCGGTCAGCGGGCTGACGCTCGAGTCGTTCTGGCTGATCCCCATCGCGGTGGTGCAGCTCGTGATCGTGGCGACGACGCCCGTCGGACTCACGATGGGGACGGCGGGCTGGTCGCACGCCGTGCTGCTGGCGTTCGCGGGGGTGGCCACAGCCGTCCCCCTGCTGCTGTTCGCGGCCGGGACACGTCGGGTCGACCTCGCCGTGATCGGCATGCTGCAGTTCCTCACCCCGATCCTGCAGTTCGTGATCGGGGTCGCCGTGCTCCAGGAGCCGATGCCACCGGAGCGCTGGATCGGGTTCGTCCTGGTGTGGATCGCGATCGCGGTCTTCGTCGTCGATCTGCTCCTCGCCGCGCGGCGCGGCCGCCGGGACACCCCCGCCGCGGGGTTCTGA
- the rimI gene encoding ribosomal protein S18-alanine N-acetyltransferase has product MTLRDARSADLDAIMAIEERSFPTDAWSRETMASELASPHGRYLVDEQGGAIVGYGGVRALQGGADADIQTIALLAEVRGQGRGRALLRALLRTAAARGAHEVFLEVRADNPPAEGLYRAEGFEEIGRRPRYYQPDDVDAIVMRLDLRRHPAPADTPEEATA; this is encoded by the coding sequence ATGACCCTCCGGGACGCCAGGTCGGCCGACCTCGACGCGATCATGGCCATCGAGGAGCGCTCGTTCCCGACCGACGCGTGGAGCCGGGAGACCATGGCGAGCGAGCTGGCGAGCCCGCACGGCCGCTACCTCGTCGACGAGCAGGGCGGGGCCATCGTCGGCTACGGCGGGGTCAGGGCCCTGCAGGGCGGCGCGGACGCCGACATCCAGACCATCGCCCTCCTCGCCGAGGTCCGGGGACAGGGACGCGGGCGGGCGCTGCTGCGTGCCCTGCTGCGGACGGCCGCGGCCCGGGGTGCGCACGAGGTGTTCCTCGAGGTGCGCGCCGACAACCCGCCGGCCGAGGGCCTGTACCGCGCGGAGGGCTTCGAGGAGATCGGCAGGCGCCCCCGCTACTATCAGCCGGACGACGTCGACGCGATCGTGATGCGTCTGGACCTGCGCCGCCATCCGGCGCCCGCCGATACGCCGGAGGAGGCGACCGCATGA
- the tsaB gene encoding tRNA (adenosine(37)-N6)-threonylcarbamoyltransferase complex dimerization subunit type 1 TsaB has translation MILAVDTSLGTAVALIDPDGTRRAEAGTADPLGHAEVIGDLVRDVLREGGPDGITHVVAGMGPGPFTGLRIGIATARAFALGRGVPVVPVPSHTAAALTIQATVTGPFAVVTDARRREVAVTVFDGQDEDGIPRTIADTVLVRAADADEHLAGLRRVDVTTLSAVDLARVGARALAAGRVLAGEEPLYLRHPDVTLPGAPKKVGA, from the coding sequence GTGATCCTCGCCGTCGACACCTCCCTTGGCACCGCCGTCGCCCTCATCGACCCGGATGGGACGCGTCGTGCCGAGGCCGGTACCGCCGATCCGCTGGGCCACGCCGAGGTGATCGGCGACCTCGTGCGCGACGTGCTCCGCGAGGGCGGGCCCGACGGCATCACGCACGTTGTGGCCGGCATGGGGCCCGGCCCGTTCACCGGCTTGCGCATCGGCATCGCGACTGCGCGGGCGTTCGCCCTCGGCCGCGGCGTCCCCGTCGTGCCGGTCCCGAGCCACACGGCGGCCGCTCTCACGATCCAGGCCACCGTGACCGGACCGTTCGCCGTCGTCACCGACGCCCGCCGCCGCGAGGTCGCCGTCACCGTGTTCGACGGGCAGGACGAGGACGGGATCCCGCGCACGATCGCCGACACCGTGCTCGTGCGGGCCGCCGACGCCGACGAGCACCTCGCGGGCCTCCGCCGGGTGGACGTGACGACGCTGTCCGCGGTCGATCTTGCCCGGGTGGGGGCACGGGCGCTCGCCGCCGGCAGGGTCCTCGCCGGCGAGGAGCCGCTCTACCTGCGGCACCCGGACGTCACCCTGCCCGGTGCCCCGAAGAAGGTGGGCGCATGA
- a CDS encoding ABC transporter ATP-binding protein, with protein sequence MSTATPAESAAPADDVVVELKDVHAGYLPGVNILNGANLVARQGELIGIIGPNGAGKSTLLKAIFGMVNVREGDITVKGESIVGLKADKLVRRGVAFVPQTNNVFPSLTIQENLEMGLYQNPKIFAGRLEFVSSIFAEIGKRLKQRAGSLSGGERQMVAMSRALMMDPSVLLLDEPSAGLSPVRQDDAFIRVSDINKAGVTTIMVEQNARRCLQICDRGYVLDQGKDAYEGTGRELLNDPKVIGLYLGTLGTDAA encoded by the coding sequence ATGAGCACCGCAACCCCCGCCGAAAGCGCCGCCCCGGCCGACGACGTGGTCGTCGAGCTGAAGGACGTGCACGCCGGCTACCTGCCGGGAGTGAACATCCTCAACGGCGCGAACCTCGTCGCCCGCCAGGGCGAGCTCATCGGCATCATCGGCCCGAACGGCGCCGGGAAGTCGACGCTCCTCAAGGCGATCTTCGGCATGGTCAACGTCCGCGAAGGCGACATCACGGTCAAAGGCGAGAGCATCGTCGGCCTCAAGGCCGACAAGCTCGTGCGCCGCGGTGTGGCCTTCGTGCCGCAGACGAACAACGTGTTCCCGTCGCTCACCATCCAGGAGAACCTGGAGATGGGTCTCTACCAGAACCCGAAGATCTTCGCGGGGCGGCTCGAGTTCGTCAGCAGCATCTTCGCGGAGATCGGCAAGCGTCTGAAGCAGCGTGCCGGCTCGCTCTCCGGCGGCGAGCGGCAGATGGTCGCCATGTCGCGGGCTCTCATGATGGACCCGTCGGTGCTGCTGCTCGACGAGCCGTCCGCCGGCCTCTCCCCCGTGCGGCAGGACGACGCCTTCATCCGCGTCTCCGACATCAACAAGGCGGGCGTCACGACGATCATGGTCGAGCAGAACGCCCGTCGGTGCCTGCAGATCTGCGACCGCGGATACGTGCTCGACCAGGGCAAGGACGCCTACGAGGGCACCGGCCGGGAGCTGTTGAACGACCCGAAGGTCATCGGCCTCTACCTGGGCACCCTCGGCACCGACGCCGCCTGA
- a CDS encoding ABC transporter substrate-binding protein, with amino-acid sequence MNALKGSRSARIFAGIALVSASALIIAGCSSTPNAEPSDGGGDKPAADLTLKLGSLLPATGTLAFLGAPMEAGVQLAVNQINEADAGITIDVSTADEGDLDNKAYETSINNLRNDDITAMIGAASSSVTKLILDGNAGADILTVSPSNTSPDFTGINPLYFRTAPSDNLQGEVLGNEIAEDGHKTLGIIYQNDPYGTGLFEAIKATFESTGGEVVADASYNQGDGQFNAQVSEIAAANPDAVAVVSYDQFATIAPLLGNAGVDTGSLYLVDGNLKDWGSDVSVSLEGSKGTRAGAELPQDFLDQLNEVWTAEGNDPIDAVTYSAEAYDAVVLIALAALKAGSVEGPDIAAEMITVSGGDGDGEKCDNFADCAAIINDGGTPDYDGLSGEITFDENNDPKGAAIGVYEFDAENVTSRIK; translated from the coding sequence ATGAACGCACTGAAGGGCTCGCGCAGCGCGAGGATCTTCGCCGGGATCGCGCTGGTCAGCGCTTCCGCCCTCATCATCGCGGGCTGCAGCAGCACGCCGAACGCGGAGCCGTCGGACGGGGGTGGCGACAAGCCGGCCGCCGACCTGACGCTCAAGCTCGGTTCGCTGCTGCCGGCCACCGGCACGCTCGCGTTCCTGGGCGCGCCGATGGAGGCCGGTGTCCAGCTCGCCGTCAACCAGATCAACGAGGCCGACGCCGGCATCACGATCGACGTCAGCACGGCCGACGAGGGCGACCTCGACAACAAGGCCTACGAGACCTCCATCAACAACCTGCGCAACGACGACATCACCGCCATGATCGGCGCGGCGTCCTCCAGCGTCACCAAGCTGATCCTCGACGGCAACGCGGGCGCGGACATCCTCACCGTGTCCCCGTCGAACACCTCGCCGGACTTCACGGGCATCAATCCGCTGTACTTCCGGACCGCGCCGAGCGACAACCTCCAGGGCGAGGTCCTCGGCAACGAGATCGCCGAGGACGGCCACAAGACGCTGGGCATCATCTACCAGAACGACCCGTACGGCACGGGGCTGTTCGAGGCGATCAAGGCCACCTTCGAGAGCACCGGCGGCGAGGTCGTCGCCGACGCGTCGTACAACCAGGGTGACGGTCAGTTCAACGCGCAGGTCTCGGAGATCGCCGCGGCGAACCCGGACGCGGTCGCGGTCGTCTCCTACGACCAGTTCGCCACCATCGCGCCGCTGCTCGGCAACGCCGGGGTCGACACCGGGTCCCTGTACCTCGTCGACGGCAACCTCAAGGACTGGGGCTCGGACGTCTCGGTCAGCCTCGAGGGCTCGAAGGGCACCCGTGCCGGTGCTGAGCTGCCGCAGGACTTCCTCGACCAGCTGAACGAGGTCTGGACGGCCGAGGGCAACGACCCGATCGACGCCGTGACCTACTCGGCCGAGGCGTACGACGCTGTGGTGCTGATCGCCCTGGCGGCGCTGAAGGCCGGCTCGGTCGAGGGCCCGGACATCGCGGCCGAGATGATCACCGTCTCCGGCGGTGACGGCGACGGCGAGAAGTGCGACAACTTCGCCGATTGCGCCGCGATCATCAACGACGGCGGCACGCCGGACTACGACGGTCTCTCCGGCGAGATCACGTTCGACGAGAACAACGACCCGAAGGGTGCCGCGATCGGCGTCTACGAGTTCGACGCCGAGAACGTCACCTCGCGCATCAAGTAA
- the tsaD gene encoding tRNA (adenosine(37)-N6)-threonylcarbamoyltransferase complex transferase subunit TsaD, which produces MSEPLVLGIETSCDETGIGIVRGRTLLSNTIASSMDEHARYGGVVPEVAARAHLEALQPAIDAALAEADVRLADLDAVAVTSGPGLAGALMVGVGAAKGLAVALDKPLYAVNHLVGHIAADILTPDAAPLEYPTIALLVSGGHTSLLHVRDLTTDVELLGETVDDAAGEAFDKVARLLSLPYPGGPEIDRAAVGGDPDAIRFPRGLSRASDLAKHRYDFSFSGLKTAVARWIERFEAENAAAGTDARELPIADIAASFREAVVDVLVTKSLNACADLGVPRLLLGGGVIANRRLREVALARAAEAGVTVRIPPLSLCTDNGAMIAALAAELIASGRPASTLGFGADSTLPVTEIQVAEAVAA; this is translated from the coding sequence ATGAGTGAGCCCCTGGTGCTCGGCATCGAGACGAGCTGCGACGAGACCGGCATCGGCATCGTGCGGGGCCGCACGCTGCTGTCCAACACGATCGCCTCCAGCATGGACGAGCATGCCCGGTACGGCGGCGTCGTGCCGGAGGTCGCCGCCCGCGCACACCTCGAAGCGCTGCAGCCGGCCATCGACGCCGCCCTCGCCGAGGCCGACGTCCGCCTCGCCGACCTCGATGCGGTGGCGGTGACGAGCGGCCCTGGCCTCGCGGGAGCGCTCATGGTCGGCGTGGGGGCGGCGAAGGGACTCGCGGTCGCCCTGGACAAGCCCCTGTACGCGGTCAACCACCTCGTCGGCCACATCGCCGCCGACATCCTCACCCCGGATGCGGCGCCGCTGGAGTACCCGACGATCGCGCTGCTGGTGTCCGGCGGCCACACCTCCCTGCTCCACGTGCGCGACCTCACGACCGATGTCGAGCTGCTCGGCGAGACCGTGGACGACGCCGCGGGCGAGGCCTTCGACAAGGTCGCCCGGCTGCTGTCCCTGCCGTATCCCGGCGGCCCCGAGATCGACAGGGCCGCCGTCGGCGGAGACCCGGATGCGATCCGCTTCCCGCGCGGGCTCTCCCGTGCCTCCGACCTCGCGAAGCATCGCTACGACTTCTCGTTCTCCGGGCTGAAGACCGCCGTCGCCCGCTGGATCGAGCGCTTCGAGGCCGAGAACGCCGCCGCGGGCACCGACGCGCGCGAGCTGCCGATCGCCGACATCGCCGCGAGCTTCCGGGAGGCCGTCGTCGACGTCCTCGTCACCAAGTCGCTCAACGCGTGCGCCGACCTCGGGGTGCCGCGGCTGCTCCTGGGCGGCGGTGTGATCGCGAACCGTCGGCTCCGCGAGGTGGCGCTGGCCAGGGCCGCCGAGGCCGGGGTCACCGTGCGCATCCCGCCGCTCTCCCTCTGCACGGACAACGGCGCCATGATCGCCGCGCTCGCCGCTGAGCTCATCGCGTCGGGGCGCCCCGCCTCGACGCTCGGCTTCGGCGCCGACTCGACGCTGCCGGTCACCGAGATCCAGGTCGCGGAGGCGGTGGCGGCGTGA
- the flgL gene encoding flagellar hook-associated protein FlgL, translating to MTQTTMTQTAMRQLQSNLSELARLQEQATSQKAFAAPSDDPAAAAAALALHAEQRRTEQYARNIDDGLAWVTAADTAITSSTSLLSRVRDLTAQGANDGALDAAAKEALAVELEGIRDELLSQANTRLLGRSVFAGTSDTAAFAADYSYSGVAGSEVTRRVSDAAAVRVDTDGAAVFGTGDDSVFALVDRIVADLRSGTNVGPRLAEIDDRRTAMLGVQGAVGTRQAQIERAKEAAVQNSVSLESRRAAVEDVDSVEVLIRLQAQELVYRSALAVNARVLQPSLMDFLR from the coding sequence GTGACCCAGACCACCATGACGCAGACGGCGATGCGTCAGCTGCAGTCCAACCTCTCCGAGCTCGCCCGGCTGCAGGAGCAGGCGACGTCGCAGAAGGCGTTCGCCGCGCCCTCGGACGATCCGGCCGCGGCCGCCGCCGCCCTCGCCCTGCACGCCGAGCAGCGACGCACCGAGCAGTACGCGCGCAACATCGACGACGGCCTGGCGTGGGTGACTGCGGCCGACACGGCGATCACCTCCAGCACCTCCCTGCTCTCGCGGGTGCGGGACCTCACCGCGCAGGGAGCGAACGACGGGGCGCTGGACGCCGCGGCGAAGGAGGCCCTCGCGGTGGAGCTGGAGGGCATCCGCGACGAGCTGCTCTCGCAGGCGAACACCCGGCTGCTCGGGCGGTCCGTGTTCGCCGGTACCTCGGACACGGCGGCCTTCGCCGCCGACTACTCGTACAGCGGTGTCGCCGGCTCCGAGGTCACCCGCCGCGTGTCCGATGCGGCGGCCGTCCGCGTCGACACCGACGGGGCGGCGGTGTTCGGCACGGGCGACGACTCGGTGTTCGCCCTCGTCGACCGCATCGTCGCCGACCTCCGATCCGGCACCAACGTCGGGCCACGGCTCGCGGAGATCGACGACCGCCGCACGGCGATGCTGGGCGTGCAGGGCGCGGTCGGCACCAGACAGGCCCAGATCGAACGCGCCAAGGAGGCGGCAGTGCAGAATTCCGTGTCCCTCGAGTCCCGCCGCGCCGCGGTCGAGGACGTCGACTCGGTCGAGGTGCTCATCCGCCTGCAGGCGCAGGAGCTCGTGTATCGCTCGGCGCTCGCGGTGAACGCGCGCGTGCTGCAGCCGTCGCTGATGGACTTCCTGCGATGA
- a CDS encoding flagellar assembly protein FliW — protein sequence MTAALTFTAPPPGLAPHVDFALVPVEGADGLFAMRAVEDEALRLYLVDPNTVLTEYAPTLTDAQVADLALSSADDAFVLVVAHPAAEGVSVNLLAPVVVNRATGAATQVILEGQDYPVRAPLG from the coding sequence ATGACCGCCGCGCTCACCTTCACGGCCCCGCCGCCCGGCCTGGCTCCGCACGTGGACTTCGCCCTCGTGCCCGTCGAGGGCGCGGACGGGCTCTTCGCGATGCGGGCGGTCGAAGACGAGGCCCTGCGGCTCTACCTGGTCGACCCGAACACCGTCCTCACGGAGTACGCGCCGACCCTCACGGACGCGCAGGTCGCCGACCTCGCGCTCTCCTCGGCGGACGACGCCTTCGTGCTCGTGGTCGCCCACCCCGCCGCCGAGGGTGTCAGCGTCAACCTGCTGGCGCCGGTCGTCGTGAACCGGGCGACGGGAGCGGCGACGCAGGTCATCCTCGAAGGCCAGGACTACCCCGTGCGGGCGCCGCTGGGCTGA
- a CDS encoding THUMP-like domain-containing protein, with the protein MEMSELRALLTPAGLELLDALGPVTSTAEAAAAVSRLRAAGHSPDLVSAVVGQAHLRARATAKFGPFAARMLFTRAGLEQATRLGVAARHAQRIRRAGLTSVADLGCGIGGDALAFAGAGLAVHAVDADEVTAALAAYNLAPFGDDATVRHATAEDALGEPVPGQAIWMDPARRTSGHSETQRVSADDYSPSLDWAFAVAAQRPTGIKLGPAHDRDALPTDAETQWVSADGSVVELVVWSRELAREGVRRSALVIRGERSHELTGAADAEDAPVRALGAFLHEPDGAVIRARLIGDVARSLDAGMLDARIAYLTSDAALTSPFVQSFRVRETLPITPKTINAALKTHGIGRIEIKKRGVDVDPAAFRRKLTLRGDAEATLILARFGDQRRAILADRVPAAD; encoded by the coding sequence GTGGAGATGTCCGAGCTGCGCGCCCTGCTGACCCCCGCCGGCCTGGAGCTGCTCGATGCGCTCGGGCCGGTCACCTCCACCGCGGAGGCCGCAGCCGCCGTCTCCCGGCTGCGGGCTGCGGGACACTCCCCCGACCTCGTCTCCGCCGTCGTCGGGCAGGCGCACCTGCGCGCCAGGGCCACGGCGAAGTTCGGCCCCTTCGCCGCCCGCATGCTCTTCACCCGCGCCGGCCTCGAGCAGGCCACCCGCCTCGGCGTGGCCGCCCGCCACGCCCAGCGGATCCGCCGAGCCGGCCTCACGAGCGTCGCGGACCTCGGCTGCGGGATCGGCGGCGACGCCCTCGCGTTCGCCGGCGCGGGACTGGCGGTCCATGCGGTGGACGCCGACGAGGTGACCGCGGCCCTCGCCGCCTACAACCTCGCCCCGTTCGGCGACGACGCCACGGTCCGGCACGCCACGGCGGAGGACGCGCTCGGAGAACCGGTCCCCGGCCAGGCGATCTGGATGGACCCCGCCCGCCGCACCTCCGGGCACAGCGAGACCCAGCGCGTCTCCGCCGACGACTACTCGCCGTCCCTCGACTGGGCGTTCGCGGTCGCCGCGCAGCGCCCCACCGGGATCAAGCTCGGCCCTGCCCACGACCGCGACGCCCTGCCCACGGACGCGGAGACGCAGTGGGTCAGCGCAGACGGGAGCGTCGTCGAGCTCGTGGTGTGGTCGCGCGAGCTGGCGAGGGAAGGGGTCCGGCGGTCCGCACTCGTCATCCGCGGCGAGCGCTCGCACGAGCTCACCGGCGCCGCAGACGCCGAGGACGCTCCCGTCCGTGCACTCGGGGCCTTCCTGCACGAGCCGGACGGCGCCGTCATCCGGGCGCGTCTCATCGGCGACGTCGCCCGCAGCCTGGACGCAGGGATGCTCGACGCGCGCATCGCCTACCTCACCTCCGATGCGGCCCTGACGAGCCCGTTCGTGCAGTCCTTCCGCGTCCGGGAGACGCTGCCGATCACGCCGAAGACGATCAACGCCGCCCTGAAGACCCACGGCATCGGCCGCATCGAGATCAAGAAGCGCGGGGTGGACGTCGATCCCGCGGCCTTCCGGCGCAAGCTGACCCTCCGCGGCGATGCCGAGGCGACCCTGATCCTCGCCCGATTCGGCGATCAGCGCCGCGCGATCCTCGCCGACCGGGTGCCCGCCGCGGACTGA